A DNA window from Candidatus Saccharibacteria bacterium oral taxon 955 contains the following coding sequences:
- a CDS encoding divergent PAP2 family protein: MNLSPYLITIAASWVVAQGAKYLIIAIKDRSFSGFRHLYLSGNMPSAHSATVVSMATIIGLTEGLDSALFGLSLMMAGVVMYDAIMVRRSVGEQGIAIQELIKATKNSGRVVIPRSAKGHTPLEVLVGAVIGIVIGYVVFITTKC; the protein is encoded by the coding sequence ATGAATTTGTCGCCATATCTTATAACGATTGCGGCAAGCTGGGTGGTTGCACAGGGTGCAAAGTATCTCATCATCGCCATAAAAGATCGTAGCTTTAGCGGATTTCGACACCTATATTTGTCGGGCAATATGCCAAGCGCGCATAGTGCAACGGTTGTGTCTATGGCGACTATAATAGGCCTAACTGAGGGTCTAGACTCAGCGCTCTTCGGGCTTTCTCTGATGATGGCTGGTGTAGTTATGTATGACGCGATCATGGTGCGAAGATCTGTAGGCGAGCAGGGGATTGCGATTCAGGAGTTGATAAAAGCTACGAAAAATAGTGGCAGGGTGGTAATTCCCCGGTCTGCCAAGGGGCACACCCCTCTCGAAGTGTTGGTTGGGGCGGTTATTGGCATTGTCATTGGCTATGTTGTTTTTATCACTACTAAATGTTAA
- a CDS encoding ROK family protein, with product MIVTIDTGGTKTLVSSFGVNGKIGESIKFPTPKDPDEYVKQLKEVVGSQFRNKEVDVIVLAIPGVINHGVVKWCGNLPWRNIDFGRRLKDMIPGVPIFIENDAKLAALGETRILPTTPVSSLYVTISTGIGGGLVVNGQIDRGLRFSEIGHIPLEFDGKVRIWESFASGRAIVDVYKKFARDITSPRTWRQIADRMSRGFLVIIPTIQPDVIIIGGSVGTYFDRYADFLRDTLRERLPEHIELPKIIQARHPEEAVVYGCYYYGKDYLSSKKAAK from the coding sequence ATGATAGTTACAATTGATACTGGTGGTACAAAAACGCTTGTATCGTCATTCGGAGTGAATGGCAAAATAGGCGAATCAATTAAGTTCCCCACTCCCAAAGATCCAGATGAGTACGTCAAACAATTGAAAGAGGTCGTCGGCTCACAATTTAGGAATAAAGAAGTTGATGTAATTGTTCTCGCCATTCCCGGCGTCATCAATCACGGCGTAGTCAAGTGGTGTGGCAACTTACCGTGGCGCAATATTGATTTCGGAAGACGCCTCAAAGACATGATCCCAGGCGTGCCAATTTTTATAGAAAACGACGCCAAGCTTGCGGCTCTCGGCGAGACGCGAATCCTCCCAACAACTCCCGTGTCATCACTCTACGTAACCATCAGCACGGGTATTGGCGGTGGACTAGTCGTCAATGGGCAAATTGATCGCGGCCTACGCTTTAGTGAAATAGGCCATATACCTCTTGAGTTTGATGGCAAAGTCCGCATATGGGAGTCATTTGCAAGCGGTCGCGCAATAGTTGATGTTTACAAAAAATTTGCCCGCGACATCACCAGTCCTCGCACCTGGAGACAGATTGCCGATCGTATGAGTCGAGGATTCCTGGTCATTATCCCGACGATCCAGCCCGATGTGATTATTATTGGCGGCAGTGTCGGCACATATTTTGATAGATACGCCGATTTTTTACGAGATACCCTGCGTGAACGCCTCCCAGAACATATCGAGTTGCCAAAAATTATTCAGGCACGTCACCCAGAAGAAGCAGTTGTTTACGGCTGTTACTACTATGGAAAAGATTACCTTTCTAGTAAAAAAGCTGCAAAGTAG
- a CDS encoding S1 RNA-binding domain-containing protein, whose protein sequence is MAKATITMDELLASDSVKQIVAGEVVTGHVLSVKKHEVLIDLGAQGVGYVPRREVGLGRQLNVGDEVTASVVDTELENGYSLLSLRKAAKDRGWEEVQAKMDAAEIIEVAPYDANRGGMLVEYEGVRGFLPVSQLSAEHYPRVGSADKDEILARLNALVGQTLKVRILDCDRKANKLIFSEKEAVKDGLAERFEQLKVGDTVSGIVTGVVDFGAFVNVDGIEGLVHISEISWERVNNPSDYVKVGQTVEAKIISIDKERLSLSMKQLTQDPWLDEVEKFKKGEKVEGTVTRITPFGAFVQISPAVEALVHISELGSGNDVDPEKVFTLNERKEFVVLDIDKENRKISLSLADKKK, encoded by the coding sequence ATGGCAAAAGCCACAATTACAATGGACGAACTGCTCGCTAGTGATAGCGTTAAGCAGATTGTTGCAGGTGAGGTTGTCACCGGTCACGTTTTGAGCGTGAAAAAACACGAAGTATTAATCGACCTAGGAGCACAGGGCGTCGGATATGTTCCGCGTCGTGAGGTCGGCCTTGGCCGTCAGCTGAACGTTGGTGATGAAGTGACGGCAAGCGTTGTTGATACAGAACTTGAGAACGGATACAGTCTTTTGAGCCTTCGCAAAGCTGCAAAAGATCGCGGTTGGGAAGAAGTCCAGGCGAAGATGGATGCTGCTGAGATCATTGAGGTTGCACCTTATGACGCAAATCGCGGCGGTATGCTTGTTGAATACGAAGGTGTACGAGGTTTCTTGCCAGTTTCACAGCTTTCTGCTGAACACTATCCACGTGTCGGCAGTGCTGACAAGGATGAGATTCTTGCTCGACTGAATGCGTTGGTAGGTCAGACGCTCAAGGTCCGTATTCTTGATTGCGATCGCAAGGCTAATAAGTTGATCTTTAGCGAAAAAGAGGCAGTAAAAGACGGTCTAGCAGAGCGATTTGAGCAACTTAAGGTCGGTGATACGGTTAGCGGTATTGTTACGGGAGTGGTCGACTTTGGTGCATTTGTTAATGTCGATGGAATTGAAGGGCTTGTACATATCTCAGAGATTAGTTGGGAGCGTGTTAATAATCCAAGCGATTACGTTAAGGTTGGCCAGACCGTGGAGGCGAAAATCATTAGCATTGATAAGGAACGTCTCAGCCTTAGTATGAAGCAGCTTACTCAAGACCCGTGGCTTGATGAAGTCGAGAAGTTTAAAAAGGGCGAAAAGGTTGAGGGAACCGTAACGCGTATCACGCCGTTTGGTGCATTTGTCCAGATTAGTCCAGCGGTTGAGGCGTTGGTCCATATCTCTGAGCTTGGTAGCGGTAATGACGTTGATCCAGAGAAAGTCTTTACCCTGAACGAACGTAAAGAGTTTGTTGTCCTAGACATCGACAAGGAAAATCGCAAAATCAGCCTCAGTTTAGCTGACAAAAAGAAATAG
- a CDS encoding translation initiation factor IF-2, with translation MSQAEKKVLVIADSITVGELAETLNLPVTQLVGELFKNGIVATINQRIDFETAEIIVEELGLDVELRRKEAETASIQRLHKPSEAASERPPIVAVMGHVDHGKTTLLDTILGTKTVTGEAGGITQHISAYQTIRNGRPITLLDTPGHEAFAALRQHGAALTDVVIIVVAADDGVMPQTVEAIRFARSANARIVVAINKMDKEGANPDMVKAQLASEHQLNPEEWGGDTIMVPISAKMNEGIDKLLDMVLLVADMEELKADTDVPAEGLVIEAHMEKGKGSVVNLLVEQGMLKPGHFLVAGTAYGKVRTLVDFAGKTLKEAGPSTPVTVTGFKELPQFGDVFTIVKNEKEARLMVERTKIEAERNAASTNVTGADILKMMTQKHDTQDLNVIVKADVQGSLTSVMDSLRLVDTKGQITLRIIGSGVGNVNESDVRLAESSDAIIYGFNIELPPAVKRLAMRDKVQIRLYRVIYELLDDARQSMEQMLAPEVVETEVGKLTVKGVFRTMKEEVICGGEVTSGKVMPNVLARVLRGGEQIAEVEVTNVQRQQQEAKEVFEGEMCGLSLKTVKKLIVEEGDKLEFFTRELVKRTLS, from the coding sequence ATGAGTCAGGCAGAAAAGAAAGTACTGGTTATCGCAGATTCGATTACTGTCGGTGAGCTCGCTGAGACACTCAACCTTCCAGTGACGCAGCTTGTCGGGGAATTATTCAAGAACGGTATCGTGGCGACGATTAATCAACGAATTGATTTTGAAACGGCAGAGATTATCGTGGAGGAGCTTGGGCTTGACGTAGAGTTGAGGCGTAAGGAAGCGGAAACTGCATCTATACAGAGACTTCACAAGCCTTCGGAGGCTGCATCTGAAAGGCCTCCAATCGTTGCGGTGATGGGTCACGTTGACCATGGTAAGACGACTCTACTTGATACGATTCTTGGTACAAAAACGGTAACCGGTGAGGCTGGGGGGATCACTCAGCATATTAGTGCGTACCAAACTATTCGCAATGGTCGACCGATCACGTTACTGGATACGCCTGGGCATGAAGCGTTCGCGGCTCTTCGCCAGCATGGTGCAGCACTAACAGACGTGGTAATAATTGTCGTGGCAGCTGATGATGGAGTGATGCCACAGACAGTTGAGGCGATTCGTTTTGCCCGCAGTGCAAATGCGCGTATTGTTGTCGCGATCAACAAGATGGATAAAGAGGGAGCTAATCCAGACATGGTCAAGGCTCAGCTTGCTAGTGAGCATCAGCTTAATCCAGAAGAATGGGGTGGTGATACTATTATGGTGCCGATTAGCGCTAAGATGAACGAGGGAATTGATAAGCTGCTTGATATGGTTCTGCTCGTGGCCGATATGGAAGAGCTAAAAGCCGATACTGATGTGCCAGCTGAGGGACTGGTGATTGAAGCGCACATGGAAAAAGGCAAGGGGTCAGTTGTAAATCTCCTTGTTGAGCAGGGCATGCTTAAGCCGGGGCACTTTCTTGTTGCTGGTACGGCATATGGCAAGGTGCGCACGCTAGTTGATTTTGCCGGTAAGACACTAAAGGAGGCGGGGCCGTCGACGCCAGTGACTGTGACGGGATTCAAGGAGTTGCCTCAGTTTGGTGATGTGTTTACTATTGTGAAAAATGAAAAAGAGGCTCGATTGATGGTTGAGCGTACAAAGATAGAGGCAGAGAGAAATGCGGCCAGTACCAATGTCACGGGCGCAGATATCCTTAAGATGATGACGCAAAAACACGATACGCAAGATCTAAATGTCATCGTAAAGGCGGACGTACAAGGCTCTCTTACATCAGTAATGGACAGTCTTCGGTTGGTTGACACCAAGGGCCAGATCACGCTTCGAATTATCGGTAGCGGAGTTGGTAATGTAAATGAAAGCGACGTGCGGCTTGCGGAGAGTTCAGATGCTATCATATATGGATTTAATATCGAACTTCCTCCAGCAGTTAAGCGTCTCGCGATGCGTGACAAGGTTCAGATTAGGCTTTATCGTGTTATCTACGAACTACTTGATGACGCACGCCAGAGTATGGAGCAGATGCTTGCACCAGAGGTTGTAGAAACAGAGGTTGGAAAACTTACGGTAAAAGGCGTTTTCCGCACGATGAAAGAAGAGGTTATATGTGGTGGTGAGGTTACATCTGGAAAGGTGATGCCTAATGTGCTTGCTCGTGTTCTGAGGGGTGGAGAGCAGATTGCCGAGGTGGAAGTGACTAATGTCCAGAGACAGCAGCAAGAGGCAAAAGAGGTATTTGAGGGAGAAATGTGTGGCCTCAGTCTGAAGACTGTCAAGAAGCTTATCGTTGAAGAGGGTGATAAGTTGGAGTTCTTTACCCGCGAGCTTGTTAAGCGTACGCTTAGCTAG
- the fmt gene encoding methionyl-tRNA formyltransferase, giving the protein MKPIVFFGTEHHSLVVLKALVESGYLIAAVVTKPDSIKGRHKKLLPPAVKQFAVEHKIPVWQPKNLRDIIDNIRQLGEPVGILASYGKIIPQSVLELFSPGIINLHPSLLPLYRGPSPIESAIANRDRKTGVTIIKLDQAMDAGPIYTQVPYALDFTETKPELYDILFSLGANLLVQILPRIVSGELQPTPQDDDLATYCSLLDKSESRLDLSHLTPGEAEARIRAHLGYPRSRVNIGTYDLIVTKAHGVMTKQSPMDIECSNGAFLSIDEVIAPSGKTMSRDDFLRGHPL; this is encoded by the coding sequence ATGAAACCGATCGTATTTTTTGGCACAGAGCATCATAGCCTTGTCGTACTTAAGGCCCTAGTAGAGTCAGGCTACTTAATTGCCGCCGTCGTCACTAAACCAGACTCTATCAAAGGACGACATAAAAAGCTCTTGCCGCCAGCCGTAAAACAGTTTGCCGTGGAACACAAGATACCAGTGTGGCAGCCAAAAAATCTCAGAGATATCATCGATAATATTCGCCAACTTGGAGAACCCGTAGGCATACTGGCCAGTTACGGCAAAATTATTCCTCAATCTGTCTTGGAGCTATTTTCACCCGGTATCATTAATCTACACCCCTCGCTACTCCCTCTATACCGGGGGCCGTCTCCGATAGAGTCTGCTATTGCAAATCGTGACAGAAAAACTGGTGTCACGATCATAAAACTCGATCAGGCCATGGACGCAGGGCCAATCTACACACAAGTCCCCTACGCACTTGATTTTACCGAAACAAAGCCTGAACTATACGACATCTTATTTTCACTTGGCGCCAACCTGCTAGTCCAAATCTTGCCTCGCATTGTAAGCGGTGAACTACAACCAACACCACAAGACGACGATCTCGCCACCTACTGTTCACTATTAGATAAGTCAGAGAGTCGACTAGACCTCTCGCACCTCACTCCCGGTGAGGCCGAAGCACGCATACGTGCTCACCTAGGCTACCCCCGATCACGAGTTAATATAGGTACATACGACTTGATCGTCACGAAAGCACACGGCGTCATGACCAAGCAATCACCTATGGACATTGAGTGCTCCAATGGAGCTTTTCTATCAATCGATGAGGTTATTGCTCCTAGCGGAAAAACTATGTCGCGCGATGACTTCTTGAGGGGCCATCCTCTATAA
- the def gene encoding peptide deformylase, with translation MKKEDIITLPNPHLRKKSAKVHVITDATRKLVKDMVDASLDWEDSRPHEISAALAAVQVDTLERVVIVRSDFDDKSIREFTPLINPEIVKYEGELISDYEGCLSVNGFYGKVPRYSKVRVKALNIDGNEVRIKAEGFLARVLQHEIDHTNGLVFVDRIHDRQDTFYRLNSQGELEPLDYNLYVKDNHELWG, from the coding sequence GTGAAAAAAGAAGATATTATAACCCTGCCAAACCCCCACCTGCGCAAAAAGTCAGCAAAAGTTCATGTTATAACCGACGCTACGCGTAAGCTAGTCAAGGACATGGTTGACGCTAGTCTCGACTGGGAGGACTCTCGACCGCACGAAATCAGTGCCGCACTTGCAGCAGTCCAGGTCGATACGCTCGAGAGAGTGGTTATTGTCAGAAGTGACTTTGATGACAAATCTATACGTGAGTTTACGCCACTTATTAATCCAGAGATTGTGAAGTATGAGGGGGAGCTAATCTCGGATTACGAAGGATGTTTAAGCGTAAACGGCTTCTATGGCAAAGTCCCTCGTTATTCCAAAGTTAGAGTCAAGGCACTGAATATAGACGGTAACGAGGTTCGAATCAAGGCAGAGGGCTTTCTTGCTCGCGTCCTTCAGCACGAGATCGACCATACAAATGGCCTTGTTTTTGTTGACCGCATACACGACAGACAAGATACATTTTATCGCCTAAACAGTCAGGGCGAGCTTGAGCCTCTAGATTACAATCTCTACGTCAAAGACAATCACGAACTTTGGGGCTAG
- the priA gene encoding primosomal protein N', translating into MYYYEVAPTRIIRASSAAFTYASNQLVNIGQLVIIPVGKQTHIGLVLKKVTKPTYDTRDIIELLPISPLPIPLIETTLWISKYYATHLAVVLQTILPKGIAKKRRKQKNALPLPTRDRTSFLLNKHQIEAVDNLKQMPPGTVVLHGVTGSGKTAVYIEYAKSIIANGQSVIVLVPEIALTSQLVSEFQQHFEDIILTHSRQTEAERHLAWLDALNSTAPRVAIGPRSALFLPLSSIGAIIIDEAHEPSFKQDQSPRYSALRVASILGSHHQSRVIQGSATPLVSEYYLALKMNKSIIHLPHPARQDTTPPNIAVVDMTKKTNFIQHRFFSDKLLQSLTDQLNAGKQSLIFHNRRGSASTTLCETCGWTGVCPRCYVPLTLHADLHRLQCHICAHRERVPTSCPICQSTEIIHKGIGTKLIESELKKIFPTARIARFDGDTDGTETVEYRYQSMYDGTIDIIIGTQVVAKGLDLPHLRTVGVIQADAGLSIPDYTSSERTFQLLAQVVGRVGRSRHNTSVIVQSYQPEAPAIRDGIRQDFDSFYQNTINERRRAKFPPFTYLLKLTCVYKTEAASIRNATSLAKVIRSKYTDMTIFGPTPSFYERQHGTYRWQIIIKSTDRNKLRYIIDNDLPSAHWQYDLDPMSLL; encoded by the coding sequence GTGTATTACTATGAGGTTGCGCCAACAAGGATAATTCGTGCGTCAAGTGCGGCTTTTACTTACGCATCAAATCAGCTAGTCAATATTGGCCAACTTGTTATCATACCTGTTGGTAAACAGACACACATTGGACTAGTCCTAAAAAAGGTCACCAAACCAACATACGACACTCGAGACATCATAGAATTACTCCCCATTTCGCCACTACCGATACCGCTCATAGAAACAACTCTATGGATAAGCAAGTACTACGCAACCCACCTAGCGGTCGTACTGCAAACTATTTTGCCAAAAGGAATCGCAAAAAAGCGTCGCAAGCAAAAAAACGCTCTTCCCCTACCAACCAGAGATAGAACAAGTTTTTTGCTCAATAAGCATCAAATTGAAGCTGTCGACAACCTCAAACAAATGCCCCCAGGGACGGTAGTCCTACATGGCGTTACTGGCAGCGGTAAGACTGCTGTTTATATCGAATACGCAAAATCAATCATCGCAAACGGTCAGTCGGTTATAGTACTTGTTCCAGAGATAGCCCTCACGTCTCAACTAGTTAGCGAGTTTCAACAGCATTTTGAAGACATCATCTTGACGCACTCTCGTCAAACCGAGGCAGAACGACACCTGGCGTGGCTAGACGCCTTAAACAGCACCGCTCCTCGTGTCGCGATAGGACCGCGCTCAGCCCTATTTCTCCCTCTCTCATCCATTGGGGCAATTATTATTGACGAAGCCCACGAGCCAAGCTTCAAGCAAGATCAGTCGCCTCGTTACTCTGCCCTGAGGGTAGCGAGTATTCTCGGGTCACATCATCAGAGTCGTGTCATACAAGGTTCAGCTACTCCACTCGTATCAGAGTACTACCTAGCCCTAAAGATGAATAAATCAATTATTCACCTACCCCACCCAGCTCGACAAGATACAACACCTCCAAATATAGCAGTTGTTGACATGACAAAAAAAACCAACTTCATCCAACACCGTTTCTTCTCAGACAAGCTGCTTCAGTCTCTCACCGACCAATTAAACGCCGGCAAGCAGTCTCTCATTTTTCACAATCGCAGGGGCAGCGCCAGCACCACACTGTGTGAAACATGTGGCTGGACGGGTGTATGTCCACGCTGCTACGTCCCCCTAACCCTTCACGCTGACCTCCATCGTCTACAGTGTCACATTTGCGCCCATAGGGAACGAGTGCCGACCTCATGCCCTATATGCCAGTCAACCGAGATTATCCACAAAGGTATAGGTACAAAACTCATTGAAAGTGAACTTAAAAAAATCTTTCCGACCGCACGTATCGCGCGATTCGATGGCGATACAGACGGTACCGAGACCGTTGAATATCGCTATCAATCTATGTATGACGGGACTATTGATATCATTATCGGCACCCAAGTAGTTGCAAAAGGGCTTGATCTACCTCACCTCCGTACCGTTGGTGTAATTCAGGCAGATGCTGGTCTATCTATACCCGACTACACCTCAAGCGAGCGCACTTTTCAACTCCTTGCTCAAGTTGTCGGTCGAGTGGGTCGCTCTCGCCACAACACTTCAGTGATAGTCCAATCATACCAACCTGAAGCACCAGCAATACGCGATGGAATTAGACAAGATTTTGACAGCTTCTACCAAAACACCATAAACGAAAGGCGGCGAGCAAAGTTTCCTCCATTTACTTACCTGCTTAAATTAACTTGCGTATACAAAACAGAGGCTGCATCGATTCGTAATGCGACCTCTCTAGCAAAAGTAATTCGCTCAAAATATACAGATATGACAATATTTGGGCCGACCCCGTCCTTCTATGAGCGACAACACGGCACCTATCGCTGGCAAATTATAATTAAGTCAACCGATCGCAACAAGCTACGCTACATCATTGATAACGACTTACCATCAGCTCACTGGCAATACGACCTCGATCCTATGAGCCTACTATAG
- a CDS encoding ArsR family transcriptional regulator — translation MLDVFITSRVRRKIVVVYAKYPDFHTHVRGLAKLIKEDPGNIQRELKRLEKVGFLSAEKQGNTKIYSTNKQFPIFKELQSIVIKSQQHSGAGRPKRTTTDIQS, via the coding sequence GTGCTAGACGTTTTTATTACATCGCGTGTCCGTAGAAAAATTGTAGTCGTCTACGCAAAGTATCCTGATTTTCATACCCACGTTCGCGGTCTGGCAAAGCTTATCAAAGAAGATCCAGGCAATATCCAGCGTGAGCTAAAACGACTGGAAAAGGTAGGGTTTCTCTCTGCCGAGAAGCAGGGTAACACGAAGATTTACTCGACGAATAAACAATTCCCTATATTTAAAGAGTTGCAGAGTATCGTGATCAAGTCACAGCAACATTCGGGTGCGGGTAGGCCGAAGCGAACAACAACTGACATTCAGTCATAA
- the recJ gene encoding single-stranded-DNA-specific exonuclease RecJ yields the protein MRLFDQIMQSRGLVGEARELFLSPQYEAGHDPFLLPDMKAAVDRLVLARESQEHVTIYGDYDIDGLTATTVLVDAFASFGFRFVETFIPNRFVEGYGMTVEAVERIANTGATLIVTVDCGSLSEEPIKRANELGVDVIVTDHHNVAPVQPPAIAVINPKRLLQDRPKDYTDFILTKRSSAGKYYPFLDLPGVGVAFKLVQAMQTRLEGLSVGQEKWLLDLVALGTVCDVVTLVDENRMHVFWGLRVLSKTRRPGIKALMAVAGIDPENIDARALGFALGPRMNAAGRLETAKYAQDMLLTRDTTRALELAQKLDEMNQARRMAQDEIFKGAIVQAERYLRDPVLVLSDPSWSHGIIGIVAAKILEKYKKPTYVLQEMGEESKGSARSYGDFSAADAIRASDDIITKGGGHKLAAGVTLPTENIEAFRKRVNDYFLSLNLRPQQPLLLPKADVTIDSFLEVDEGLIGDIAKMEPFGNGNPEPILRINKVLVSGVRRMGAEAQHLKLFVQDRDGKELALLAFSAPEEWFVEPGDYVNIWFQPNINEWNGRRSVEGRLVYLENA from the coding sequence ATGCGTCTTTTTGATCAAATAATGCAATCGCGTGGACTGGTCGGCGAGGCACGCGAGTTGTTTTTGAGTCCACAATACGAAGCCGGCCACGATCCGTTTTTGCTTCCCGACATGAAGGCGGCGGTTGATAGGCTGGTGTTGGCGCGCGAGTCTCAGGAGCACGTTACTATCTATGGTGATTATGATATTGATGGGCTGACGGCTACGACTGTACTGGTTGATGCGTTTGCAAGCTTTGGATTTAGGTTTGTGGAGACATTTATACCAAATCGATTTGTTGAAGGTTATGGCATGACGGTAGAAGCGGTAGAGCGTATCGCCAATACGGGTGCGACTCTTATCGTAACGGTGGACTGCGGTAGTCTAAGCGAGGAGCCGATCAAGAGGGCTAATGAGCTGGGGGTGGACGTGATTGTGACTGACCACCATAACGTTGCGCCTGTTCAGCCTCCGGCGATTGCAGTCATCAACCCAAAACGCTTATTGCAGGATCGCCCAAAAGACTACACTGATTTCATTTTGACGAAAAGAAGTAGTGCAGGGAAATATTATCCATTTCTTGATTTGCCAGGTGTGGGTGTAGCTTTTAAGCTAGTGCAGGCGATGCAAACTCGACTTGAGGGGCTTTCCGTTGGTCAAGAGAAGTGGTTATTAGATCTGGTTGCACTTGGTACGGTTTGCGATGTTGTGACGCTAGTTGACGAAAATCGTATGCATGTTTTTTGGGGCCTAAGGGTGCTTTCTAAGACTAGGCGGCCTGGCATAAAGGCCCTGATGGCGGTGGCAGGTATTGATCCCGAGAATATTGACGCACGTGCACTTGGTTTTGCACTCGGACCTCGTATGAATGCGGCCGGTAGATTAGAGACGGCAAAATATGCACAGGATATGTTGCTGACCAGAGACACTACAAGAGCACTTGAGCTTGCACAAAAGCTCGACGAAATGAATCAGGCGCGTCGTATGGCCCAAGATGAGATTTTTAAGGGGGCGATTGTGCAGGCTGAGAGGTATCTGAGAGATCCTGTGCTGGTATTAAGCGACCCTAGCTGGAGCCATGGTATTATCGGGATTGTCGCGGCAAAGATCCTCGAAAAATATAAGAAGCCAACCTATGTTTTGCAGGAGATGGGCGAGGAGAGCAAGGGGTCGGCACGTAGCTATGGAGATTTTAGCGCGGCTGATGCGATTCGGGCAAGTGACGATATCATCACGAAGGGCGGGGGGCATAAGCTTGCGGCTGGAGTAACTCTGCCGACGGAAAATATTGAGGCGTTTCGTAAGAGGGTTAATGATTATTTCTTGTCACTTAATTTACGGCCACAACAGCCTCTCCTTTTACCAAAAGCTGATGTTACGATAGATAGTTTTTTGGAGGTAGACGAGGGGCTAATTGGTGATATAGCCAAGATGGAGCCATTTGGTAACGGTAACCCAGAGCCAATTCTACGAATAAATAAAGTTTTGGTAAGTGGCGTACGTCGAATGGGTGCAGAGGCTCAGCATTTGAAATTATTTGTACAAGATAGGGACGGAAAAGAGCTGGCATTGCTAGCCTTTTCGGCACCAGAAGAATGGTTTGTCGAGCCGGGCGACTATGTGAATATTTGGTTTCAGCCTAATATCAACGAATGGAATGGCCGTCGAAGTGTCGAAGGGCGATTAGTGTATCTAGAAAATGCTTAA
- a CDS encoding 30S ribosomal protein S21, with protein MVQVTRKDEREANENIIRRFNRKVLQSGVLAKARASMRFSKPLSKTERRQMAIIRKERKADKVAKMRLGIR; from the coding sequence ATGGTACAAGTTACACGAAAAGATGAACGTGAAGCGAACGAGAATATCATTCGTCGCTTCAATCGTAAAGTATTGCAGAGTGGCGTACTTGCAAAAGCGAGGGCTTCGATGCGTTTTTCTAAGCCACTGAGCAAAACTGAGCGTCGTCAAATGGCAATCATCCGCAAGGAACGAAAAGCAGATAAAGTAGCGAAAATGCGCCTCGGAATCCGCTAG